A genomic window from Verrucomicrobiia bacterium includes:
- the mce gene encoding methylmalonyl-CoA epimerase, whose translation MNYKIDHLGIAVRNLKESVEFYLKNFGGEPSRVFESDADSVLIQFVHYGNQRIELLQPITKYSPIARFLEKNGPGLHHLCFGVQNIVTELARLKTEGFRLIDEVPRIGAEGKKIAFLHPKSSGGVLIELKETA comes from the coding sequence GTGAACTACAAAATTGACCACTTAGGCATCGCGGTTCGGAACCTCAAGGAATCCGTGGAATTCTACCTCAAAAATTTTGGCGGCGAACCCTCCCGGGTTTTTGAATCGGACGCGGACAGTGTCCTGATTCAATTCGTCCATTATGGCAATCAGCGTATCGAATTGCTTCAGCCGATTACGAAGTATTCCCCCATTGCCCGTTTTCTGGAGAAAAACGGCCCCGGCCTGCACCACCTCTGCTTCGGCGTTCAAAATATTGTTACCGAACTGGCCCGCTTGAAAACCGAGGGTTTCCGGCTCATCGATGAAGTTCCCCGCATCGGCGCCGAAGGTAAAAAAATCGCCTTCCTCCACCCCAAATCCTCCGGCGGGGTTCTAATCGAACTCAAAGAAACCGCCTAA
- a CDS encoding carboxyl transferase domain-containing protein — protein MTPQDFTQMEVLATAFQVKTGGENRKKHQFLRDEYLTRRKEAAVGGSEEARKKHTSAGKMMVRERIRKLLDPDSAFLELSPLAANGLYGGGIHAAGLVTGIGYVSGRPVMVVANDATIKGGTYFPVTVKKHLRAQEIALRLNLPCIYLVDSGGAFLPLQADVFPDREHFGRIFYNQARMSAARVFQIAVVLGSCTAGGAYIPAMSDESIIVKNQGTIFLGGPPLVKAATGEEVSAEELGGGDLHSRRSGVTDHLAENEEEALERCRAIVATLPKPTQTFGQPRAETEEPLYDFDELYDIMPADIRKPWDVRELLARLLDGSRFLEFKQLYGTTLVCGFGSIYGYQVGVLANNGVLFSDSALKATHFIELCNQRQIPLLFLQNITGFMVGREAEAGGIAKDGAKMVMAVANSNIPKLTVIIGGSYGAGNYAMCGRAYEPVFLWMWPQGRISVMGGEQAAMVLSTVKREATPEEKEAIEKPILEKYEIEGSPYFSTARLWDDGILLPEETRATLGLALELAYQSPYQETRFGVFRM, from the coding sequence ATGACGCCACAGGATTTTACTCAAATGGAGGTTTTGGCCACCGCTTTTCAGGTCAAAACCGGCGGCGAAAACCGCAAAAAACACCAGTTTTTGCGGGATGAATACCTAACCCGACGCAAAGAGGCAGCAGTTGGTGGAAGTGAAGAGGCCCGCAAAAAGCACACCTCCGCCGGCAAAATGATGGTGCGGGAGCGGATTCGCAAACTTCTGGACCCCGATTCCGCCTTCCTCGAACTTTCGCCGCTGGCGGCCAACGGCCTCTACGGCGGCGGCATCCACGCCGCCGGACTCGTGACCGGCATCGGCTATGTCTCCGGTAGGCCGGTGATGGTTGTCGCCAACGACGCCACCATCAAAGGGGGAACCTATTTTCCGGTCACGGTCAAAAAGCACCTCCGCGCGCAGGAAATCGCCTTACGATTGAATCTGCCCTGCATCTATCTGGTCGATTCCGGCGGCGCGTTTCTCCCCCTGCAGGCCGATGTTTTCCCCGACCGGGAGCATTTTGGCCGGATTTTTTACAACCAGGCCCGAATGTCCGCCGCCCGCGTTTTCCAAATCGCCGTCGTTTTGGGCTCCTGCACGGCGGGGGGGGCCTACATCCCGGCAATGAGCGATGAATCGATAATCGTCAAAAATCAGGGCACCATCTTCTTGGGCGGCCCGCCATTGGTCAAGGCCGCCACGGGGGAGGAGGTGAGCGCCGAGGAACTGGGGGGCGGCGATTTGCACTCGCGCCGCTCCGGCGTCACCGACCATCTGGCGGAAAACGAGGAGGAGGCCCTGGAGCGCTGCCGCGCGATTGTCGCCACGCTGCCCAAGCCGACCCAGACCTTCGGCCAGCCGCGCGCCGAGACCGAAGAGCCCTTGTACGATTTTGACGAACTGTATGACATCATGCCCGCAGACATCCGCAAGCCCTGGGACGTGCGGGAGCTTCTGGCCCGGCTTCTGGACGGCAGCCGCTTCCTTGAATTCAAACAGCTCTACGGCACCACGCTCGTCTGCGGCTTCGGTTCCATCTACGGCTATCAAGTGGGCGTCCTGGCCAACAACGGCGTTCTCTTTTCCGATTCGGCCTTGAAGGCCACCCATTTCATCGAGCTTTGCAACCAGCGCCAGATCCCCCTTTTATTTTTGCAGAATATTACCGGTTTTATGGTCGGCCGGGAGGCGGAAGCGGGGGGCATCGCCAAGGACGGCGCCAAAATGGTGATGGCGGTGGCCAATTCGAACATCCCCAAACTGACCGTGATTATCGGCGGCAGCTACGGAGCGGGGAATTATGCAATGTGCGGGCGGGCCTACGAGCCGGTCTTTTTATGGATGTGGCCGCAGGGACGCATCTCGGTTATGGGCGGCGAGCAGGCCGCGATGGTCCTTTCCACCGTCAAGCGGGAGGCGACGCCGGAAGAAAAAGAGGCGATTGAAAAGCCGATTTTGGAAAAATACGAAATCGAGGGCTCCCCTTATTTCTCGACCGCCCGCCTGTGGGATGACGGAATTTTGTTGCCGGAAGAAACCCGCGCCACCCTGGGGCTGGCCCTCGAACTTGCTTACCAGTCCCCCTATCAGGAGACCCGCTTTGGCGTTTTTCGAATGTAA